The Miscanthus floridulus cultivar M001 chromosome 6, ASM1932011v1, whole genome shotgun sequence genomic interval ATCAACCGTTCTTTTCACAGTCACCACTTCGCACACCCTATTGAGCACATCCGAAAAACCCAGCCAACAAATCTTGAAATTGACAAAGTCAGCCCATCGCAACCTTACCAAGCACATACAAAAGACTAAGCCTGCAGATCTCGAGATTGACAAAGCCACCGATAGGCCCGTACACTCACCCTATCCCTATGAACACATCCAAAAGACTAAACTAGCAGATGCAAGTCTCAAGATTGATAAAGTCACCACAGTCGCTCGTACACTCACCCTACCCCTATGAACATATCTGAAAGATTGATTCGGCATATCTAAAAATTGATGAAGTAACCACAACCTCTCGCACACTACTCACCCTACTCCTATGAACATATTTGAAAGATTGATTCGGTAGATCTaaaaattgacgaagtcaccacaacCGCTCGCACACTACTCATCCTATCCCTATGAACATACCTGAAAGATTGAGCCGACAATCTCAAGATTAACGAAGTTATCACAATCTCCTATCGCCTACACCGAAAGAATAACGTTAataaatcctaaaataaatctAAAAAAATACGATCACTCATGTCAAATCGAGAACTTAGAACTGGATAGATAGTTTACATCACAACAAAACCAACCAGCTGACTATGCTCAGTTTGCAGGGTCTGTACTATTGAACTTTTGTCGACAAAATGTCGTCGGCAGTCcttcaaggggtatcccacgaaggtaaattgatcggcagaggtgcgcgtaatcaagaacaagagggtaacagagacacaagagttaaaCAGGTTCGGGTCGTCAGCACGATGTAAtacctactcctgtggtctgttggtttgtattggttatcgtatgatattgcgtgtgttttgagggggtcccctacccaccttatatagcttgagggtagggttacaagtcggttagatctgggaaataaccggtaagtaataacaaattacaggaatcatgggatcgaacatatcctaatagatctcgtagcatcttcaggatatcgcccttgagtcttgcggtacacgccgagcagtaccgtgcaccgtacgtcttcgtcttatgggctggaccacccctggtgGCTGCAGTCCATGTAATCTActgtgggtatctggggtcgtaccccacAACTTTCAAGACTTCAAAAACATGTGTGCGTGCATCATACAAATACAACTTTCAAAACATCAACCATACATCCATTGTAATATGTAAGTACAATTATGGTTTTAAATAGCCTGCTATAGTTTTGCTATAGATTTTTAGAGGGCATGCCGCTAAGCTATCACCAATTGTTTTGCTATTGCGGCTAAGGACATTTTAGTCCCACTAATCACTGCTATTTGGCTTAGCCGCAAAATTTATCTATACGACTGCTCTATTCATTGTTGTGGTATTTGCTCGATAAATGAACAAACCATTCAAAAATTATTTAGTTGTTTATTCGTTGAATGCTAGATAAAATGAATGTTTTGATTACAACCATAGGTATGTTTAGTTAATTGAATGATTGAAATAATGAATATGTAGACATGTTCTCCTAGAGCTATGGACACAGAGCTTGTTTGGTTGAATGACTAAGAACCTGCCTGGCCAGTCAAGGATTCTCAGGCGTTGGCATGAGGTCCAGATACTTGCTTGGCTGCCAACCTGCCTGACAGGCAGCAACCATTTGCGTTCATGCATGTATCTGTCTTAGTTTTGTGTTCGTGTGCATAATTTGTTAGAGAAAATGTATTTTTTATAAAACCGCTAAATAAAATAGTTTCTACTGCATCCTGCTATAGCTTTTGATAGCTTTTTGAGGATACCGTCACTAAATAACTTAACCCGTACATAATGCGTGATGACAAATTTCGTAGACACGACGGCGGTGGCGCTACCTGTGAACAATGGGTTGTGTGGGTTTTGTCGTTGCAGGAGTACATGCGTTCACTGAATCCTGAACCGGTCGCGATGCAGACACGTCGTCGGTCTCATCGTCGCTCGTCTGCACGTCGCAGCCACTGCAAGCGCCAAGCCCCTGCTGTTTCTAAAACAGTCAAAATTACTTCTAGAAAGATATTAGTCATTGACTCAAAGTTAATCCATTGAGTCATATCGTATCGCCAATCAAAATTACAGTGTGGTCATACAAATTAAATTCTAAAACAAACGGCTGTTATGTATGTATATAACTTCTAGAAAGATATTAGTCATCATTGACTCAAAGTTACTTCCTCCGTCCCTAAATGTATGTCGTTTTCACTTCCCGACAAACAACTTTGactagatatatattaaaaatattaatatttatgatgcataattagtgtcattggatagatatttgaatctagttttttaataaatttatttagagatagaaatGTTACACGCATGTTTTATAAATTGGGTCAAAGTTATCGGCATGCAAATCGTGACGACCAACATTTAGGGAGTAATCCATTGAACCTGTGTCAGCATAAATATATAGTTATGCTTTGTCCTATTATGCCGAATTCGAAGGCCATTCTTAGGTCATCAACATTTGTTTACTTTTACTACTAGAATGGCATCAAGGAGGCCACTGAAAAACAACAAAATAATTGGGCCAAAAAAATTATATGCGGATCATTGTTACATTATGTAGAAATATGTGTAGCCGCTAGCCGGTGAAATTGACATGCAGACACCTTCGCTGAAACACATTTGTACCTTGGTCGTGTAACGTATGTTGACGCAGCTTATTATCGATCAAAAATATAATGTCCCAATCAAAAGGATAACTGTTTCCGCATATTATCATTTGCTTAATCCTGTATATTCATGGTTATTAAAGTGAGATAAAGTGACAAGATCGAAAGCTATAAGAGCCAAGCATATAGTGACATTTCGATGTAGTAGTACAGGATTCCATTACCGTACCAGCTAGCTTGGTCAAAGGAGGGGGTGTTCTGatccggctactaaaatttaggaggtgtgtcgggagaaTATTAcatagggtgttcggatactaataaaaaaaataaattacataatccgtcagtactccacaagacgaattttttaagcctaattaatctatcattagcacatgtttactatagcaaaacattgtcaaatcattgactaattaggctcaaaagattcatctcgtaaattagtcgcaaactatgtaattaatttcataattaatctatatttaatactccatgcatgtgtccaaacatctgatAGGACCCCCCTTAGTATATCATATATGTAAATGTCGCAGCTGCCAAAGACCAATACAATACAGAACTTCCAGTCCCTGGTCTGCAAATGTTCAGACAGCAGCCAGCGTATATGTATACTGCTAATGGTTACACGTAAGCACCATGCATACATTAGAgaggtttttttttctaaacccTTGGAGAGGTACCAAAATTATAATGTATTCCCTCTGTCCTGTAATATAGTATATTTTAGAGTCGATGAGATACATTAAGGGAAAATATAAAAAGATGAGTGTACCCTTAATTTATTTCCTAATCAGGCGTTATCATCGTCAACATTATTagtggtgattggttgataaatagcAAGTATCAATTTAATGCCTACCAAATTTATACAACTATTTAATGCACAACTATTTTGTCTCCTAGAATCGCTTATATTTATGTACAATATTTTTAAATGTTTGAATGTGCTATATTATAGGGCAGAGAGAGTAATTAAGTAGGATTAGATATAAGAGTTTTTTTTCTAAATCCTTGGAGAAGGATGGTAACTAGCACCTGTGTGTGCTATATTTCTGTGGTCAAACAGAATAAAACTAGACGGCATGAAGAATAATTTTTTCTTTGGAAAGAAGCTCTCTGTGTTCGAGTAATTGAAGTATGTATCACACCACACACATATGTGTTGCCCCGCCCGTCCTTTATATACGGGGTGCAAACACCACGTCCTAGTTACCAAAAAACACACGCACACATAACGTGTAGCGCTCTCTCCCCGTGAACGACGTCGCTAATAATGGCGGTGGTTAACCTGCTGCTGGCTGCGCTAATCGCCTGTTCTCATGCACCAGTAGGCACGCTTGCGCTTGGAGATCACCGTCCCTGGCCACCCGCCCTCGCCGCGCTCGTGGCGGCGGGCAGGCTCCGGACCGACACCAACGCCACGGTGGCGGCCTCGACGGACTTCGGCAACATCACGTCGGCGCTGCCGGCGGCGGTCCTGTACCCGTCGTCCACGGGCGACCTGGCGGCGCTCCTAGGCGCGGCCAACTCCACCCCCGGGTGGCCCTACACCATCGCGTTCCGCGGCCGCGGGCACTCGCTCATGGGCCAGGCCTTCGCCcccggcggcgtggtcgtccaCATGGCGTCCCTGGgcgacgccaccgccgccgccgccgccccgccgcGCATCAACGTGTCGGCGGACGGCCGGTACGTGGACGCCGGCGGCGAGCAGATGTGGATCGACGTGCTGCGCGCGTCGCTGGCGCGCGGGGTGGCGCCGCGGTCCTGGACGGACTACCTCTACCTCACCGTCGGCGGCACGCTGTCCAACGCCGGCATCAGCGGCCAGGCGTTCCGGCACGGCCCACAGATATCTAACGTGTTGGAGCTGGACGTTATCACCGGTACGGATGCACCTACGTTCCTTGCACAAAATATCCGCGCACAACACCAACAAGCAAACGCTAGCCCGATcggctttttaaaaaaaaatgttatTATTGGTACGTACTACGAGTAATAGATAATTACGTGCCACACCTGCATCGATCGATCAACTTCCGTCGTTGCTTGCCACGGGGCGACACGATCGACGGCAACCATCTACCAATCAACCTGATTAAATTCGTTAACTACAATGCAAATTCATATTTAAAATTGTACTCCATTATATACTAGAAGTGCATATGGTGGTTAATGTCCGCGCTGCAccggccggccgccggccggCAGGCGAGGGGCGGCGACGTCTTTTTTAActactaataaataaataaataaacatgcTGGCTCGCAGTATTGATGCGTTGACATTGGCATTTCGATCAATTGTTGGGCGTTGACTTTGTCGTGCACGCGTGCGTGCAGGCCACGGGGAGATGATGACGTGCTCCAAGGAGCTCAACGCTGACCTGTTCGACGCCGTCCTGGGCGGGCTGGGCCAGTTCGGCGTGATCACCCGCGCCCGGATCGTGCTCGAGGCGGCGCCGGCGAGGGCGCGGTGGGTGCGGCTCGTCTACACCGACTTCGCCACGTTCACCGCCGACCAGGAGCGGCTCATCGCCCCGCGGCCCGATGGAGCGTTCGGCCCGATGAGCTACATCGAGGGGTCGGTGTTCGTGAACCAGAGCCTCGCCACCGACCTGACGAACACGGGGTTCTTCTCCGACGCCGACGTCGCCAGGATCGTCGCGCTCGCCGCGGAGAGGAACGCCACCACCGTGTACAGCATCGAGGCCACGCTCAACTACGACAACGCCACGTCGGTGGACCAGGTACGAACCACGTCTATAGCTCTCGGTCGCCGTGACCATGATGCTAGCTTGCATGGATGTGATGGGTGATTAATTAGTCTTACCGGGccgggcatgcatgcatgcaggagCTCAAGTCTGTGCTAGACACGCTAAGCTTCGTGGAAGGGTTCTCGTTCCAGCGCGACGTGACCTACGAGCAGTTCCTGGACCGGGTGCACAACGAGGAGGTGGCGCTCGACAAGCTGGGGCTATGGCGAGTGGCGCACCCGTGGCTCAACATGTTCGTGCCGCGGTCGCGCATCGCCGACGTGGACCGTGGTGTCTTCAAGGGGATCCTCCAGGGCACCGACATCGTCGGCCCGCTCATCGTCTACCCCCTCAACAAATCCATGTACGTGTGCAGTGCATGCACGCACACACACTGAACAAATCGATCGACTAGCTAGCTCTAGGCACGGCGTGGCACGCCCTCTGACTCGATCGCTCTTCTCTGGGTATTTTCAGGTGGGACGACAGCATGTCGGCGGCGATGCCGTCGGAGGACGTGTTCTACGCGGTGTCGCTGCTCTTCTCGTCGGTGGCCAACGACCTGGCGAGGCTGCAGGAGCAGAACCAGAGGATCCTGCGCTTCTGCGACCTCGCCGGGATCCAGTACAAGAGCTACCTGGCGCGTTACACGAACCGCGGGGACTGGGTCCGCCACTTCGGCACCGTCAAGTGGAACCGCTTCGTGGAGATGAAGAACAAGTACGACCCCAACAAGCTGCTCTCCCCCGGCCAGGACATCTTCAACTGATCGCCACTAACTCGAACGCAAACGCATGCTTTCTTGGGTTAATAATGTGAATTGCCAGCGGTTGTTAATTAATATGTATATAGATTACTGATGTCAAGGTCATTATTTACGTTATGGAAGATAGTGATAAAGTGAAACCATCCCCGAGTAAAATCATAGTCTCATTTCATCTGTGCACCTCCCCGGGTTTAGGTTGAAAAACTATTGGCCAGATCTCAAACTTGACGTTGACGACATTTGTGGATATTGTTTTTACTTTTTTGAGGCATCGCTAGGGGAACCACATGGTTCCTCCCTATGCATGCATCTGCATATGGGGCATGTGCCCTCAAGGGTAAAACTTTCACATCCGTCGTGTTGATTATAGTTCTTTAATGGTCGGTTGGTTGTGTATTTGTCATGTGGTTGTTTTGTTTTCACATCCATCGTGTTAGGAGTCTTGTGGTGGTAGTATTTTTTTTACTTCAATTCATTGCTATAAGTTACTTCTTCCGTATTACATTATCAGTAATATATATGTCCAACAAACTTGTTATCAgttgatttttaaaaaaaaaatagaacaCTTGGATGTTCTATTGTGCTCGTTGGGTGATGATCCAACAGTCTATCCTCCTATTCAGTACTGACTAGGAGCAATAATAGGCACTCTTTTCCTCTCCCTCCGTCGTTGTCGACTCCCCCTCGATCAATTTGGTTGCCTGCGTGGCTGCGTCATCACTGCCTTGCCAATTGGCAATTGCCACCGTATCCCTCTGGTCAGCGAAAACACTCCAACCTTCATACCAAAACTCCGAATCCTAACCTATAATTTGCTGTAGTAGGGAAAGAAGCTGCCTTGATCCACATCAGCTTGCCATGGGGAAGAGAGAAAATCGAGTATCAAACCTCTACAAGACACTCTACCCTGTGTTAGCCTTCCTTTTTGCTTTTGTTTCAAATAACTAGTCCTCAACTGGTCACTTAAAAAAGGGGGGAAATGCGAGAGGGGAAAAGAAAAGACACCGTCACTTGTGAAAGAAACTTGCTTGGATCGAGGTGCTTGATTCTTCCTCAGTTTGCACGTTTTGCTTCGATGGCACCGTCATTTAATTTTCTATAAAAATACAAAATCTTGTTCCGTGATTGATGATCAGATAGCACGCATTTGACAACTGACATCGACAAGATCAGGTAAAGGGTCATTTGCGACCAGTTCGGTTGGTGGTGAACTGATGATAAGTAGATCGAGTACTCCAGTTGACCAGAGGTGCAGTGCCTTAGTTTTCTCTTATTTAATTTCCTCAGCAATCACCACATGCATTGCACTTGACTTGCCGTACGTTGACTAATGGCATGCTTGGAGAGGTTTATTCCCAGCTTTAGACAAAGTCACTCTACAAAAGCTAAGCAACAGTGCTGACCTGAATAAATAAAGGTGGTCGTAGATTATTGGTTACCATCACACATACGCAAAGCCTATAGCTAGATTACACCAATTATcatcagaaaataaaaaaaaaggaaataaacCGCAAACAAGCCATTGTATATTCTTTTTTAGAAGACCTCTTGAGCAAGCTGCACGGATAATTAGGCCTCAAACGTCATTTGCATGTCTCTATGTGTATAACGCGGACAGTCAGGCCCCAAAACTTCATTTGTACGTATGTATAACATGTACAGTAAGGACAATCAGATCTCAAACATCAGTTGTAGGTACGGATGAATGTATATGTATGTATCACAAGGACTATCAAGCAGCTTCATTTGTATGTACTCCTTTCGTTCCAAAAAAGAACGTCGTTGTCTCGTTTTTCAAGGGCTCAACCTCatcaaatatatac includes:
- the LOC136457561 gene encoding cytokinin dehydrogenase 1 — encoded protein: MAVVNLLLAALIACSHAPVGTLALGDHRPWPPALAALVAAGRLRTDTNATVAASTDFGNITSALPAAVLYPSSTGDLAALLGAANSTPGWPYTIAFRGRGHSLMGQAFAPGGVVVHMASLGDATAAAAAPPRINVSADGRYVDAGGEQMWIDVLRASLARGVAPRSWTDYLYLTVGGTLSNAGISGQAFRHGPQISNVLELDVITGHGEMMTCSKELNADLFDAVLGGLGQFGVITRARIVLEAAPARARWVRLVYTDFATFTADQERLIAPRPDGAFGPMSYIEGSVFVNQSLATDLTNTGFFSDADVARIVALAAERNATTVYSIEATLNYDNATSVDQELKSVLDTLSFVEGFSFQRDVTYEQFLDRVHNEEVALDKLGLWRVAHPWLNMFVPRSRIADVDRGVFKGILQGTDIVGPLIVYPLNKSMWDDSMSAAMPSEDVFYAVSLLFSSVANDLARLQEQNQRILRFCDLAGIQYKSYLARYTNRGDWVRHFGTVKWNRFVEMKNKYDPNKLLSPGQDIFN